In the Theobroma cacao cultivar B97-61/B2 chromosome 1, Criollo_cocoa_genome_V2, whole genome shotgun sequence genome, one interval contains:
- the LOC18614499 gene encoding rust resistance kinase Lr10 — protein MPVLNLLIIALFFLPICNSRKQSSCSSLCGNLSIQYPFRLRNDPANCGHFLYELACEHERPVLTIDYGRFYVESISYDNKTLHAVDPGLKTNDCSSLPRYAWTANNLSNVSEHYYEPYYYHLPYWLPLETEDTMIYFNCSTALNSPEYLDASPCITNSSLPQAHHLYVFLGTLQAASLSNSCDYFLITPAVIQTTGNLTYADIHKKLTIGYELSWSYYFCLICESNGGYCPFSDGIGDSKRICCRGPLTSVNCFVHYLWIAIQGKPPNNLTGCIGLVLKIVGYFILIRAAVGILCMSLYLIYKWWKRASIDESVEQFLRNYENLKLRKFSYSDIKRMTGGFNEQLGQGGFGSVFKGKLSNGCLVAVKMLAEAKGDGRDFINELRTIGMIRHVNVVQLLGFCFEGSKKVLIYEYMPNGSLDKYLFSRDDVCTLSWSRMYEIALAIAHGIEYLHRGCHMRILHLDIKPHNILLNEDFTPKISDFGLAKLYPRNDSVVSLTNARGTMGYMAPELLYKNIGGISSKSDVYSFGMLLMEMAGRRKNLNPFVENLSQIYFPSWIYDQLEQKGEVEIKDATAEEKDIGNRMIMIALWCIQLKPADRPSMTKVVEMLENTSEPLQMPPKPALAPERKRS, from the exons ATGCCAGTTCTTAACCTCCTAATTATAGCCTTGTTCTTCCTTCCAATCTGCAATTCTAGGAAACAATCATcttgttcttctctttgtGGAAATTTATCAATACAATATCCATTTCGATTAAGAAATGATCCTGCAAATTGCGGACATTTCTTGTATGAACTTGCTTGTGAGCATGAGCGTCCCGTGTTAACAATAGATTACGGTAGATTTTATGTCGAATCCATCTCATACGATAATAAGACCCTTCATGCCGTCGATCCTGGTCTAAAGACAAATGACTGCTCCTCCCTTCCCCGTTATGCCTGGACAGCAAACAACCTTAGTAATGTCTCTGAGCACTATTACGAGCCCTACTACTACCATCTGCCATATTGGTTGCCCTTAGAAACAGAGGATaccatgatttattttaattgttcaaCCGCACTGAATTCTCCGGAATATCTGGACGCATCTCCTTGCATAACCAATTCCTCCCTACCACAAGCTCACCATCTGTATGTTTTTCTTGGAACTCTGCAAGCAGCATCCCTCTCCAACTCTTGTGACTATTTCTTGATCACTCCGGCGGTGATTCAAACGACTGGGAATCTCACATATGCTGATATCCACAAGAAATTGACCATAGGATATGAGCTTTCATGgagttattatttttgtttaatttgtgAATCAAATGGAGGATATTGTCCTTTCTCAGATGGTATTGGTGACTCCAAGCGCATCTGCTGCAGAGGACCATTGACTAGTGTTAATT GTTTTGTACATTATTTATGGATCGCAATACAGGGTAAGCCTCCAAATAACCTTACAGGCTGCATAGGACTCGTACTCAAAATTGTCG GGTATTTCATTTTGATAAGAGCTGCCGTTGGAATCCTATGCATGTCTCTCTATCTAATTTATAAATGGTGGAAAAGAGCATCCATTGATGAATCTGTTGAACAGTTCTTGCGAAACTATGAGAACCTCAAACTCAGAAAATTTTCTTACTCTGACATCAAGAGGATGACTGGAGGCTTCAACGAACAACTGGGTCAAGGTGGCTTTGGCTCTGTATTCAAGGGAAAGCTATCAAATGGTTGTCTAGTTGCAGTAAAGATGCTGGCTGAGGCCAAGGGCGATGGGCGAGATTTCATCAATGAATTGAGAACAATTGGGATGATCCGTCATGTCAACGTGGTACAACTTCTTGGATTCTGCTTTGAAGGATCTAAAAAGGTTCTCATATATGAATACATGCCCAATGGATCTCTCGACAAGTACCTGTTCTCTCGAGACGACGTCTGCACTCTAAGTTGGAGCAGAATGTATGAGATTGCTTTAGCCATAGCTCATGGGATTGAATACCTACACCGAGGTTGTCACATGAGGATTCTGCACCTTGATATTAAACCTCACAACATTCTTCTTAATGAAGACTTTACTCCAAAAATTTCTGATTTTGGCCTTGCCAAGTTGTATCCAAGAAATGATAGTGTAGTTTCTCTGACAAATGCTAGAGGAACTATGGGATACATGGCTCCAGAATTGctgtataaaaatattggaGGCATCTCCTCTAAATCGGACGTTTACAGTTTTGGAATGTTGTTGATGGAAATGGCtgggagaagaaaaaatctCAATCCGTTCGTGGAGAATTTGAGCCAAATCTACTTCCCATCATGGATTTATGATCAACTAGAACAAAAGGGTGAAGTGGAAATCAAGGATGCGACAGCTGAGGAAAAGGACATAGGCAACAGGATGATCATGATTGCTCTCTGGTGCATACAACTGAAGCCTGCAGATCGTCCTTCCATGACCAAAGTGGTGGAGATGCTTGAAAATACTTCAGAGCCACTGCAAATGCCTCCCAAGCCTGCTTTAGCTCCAGAAAGGAAACGTAGCTGA